Proteins encoded by one window of Manis pentadactyla isolate mManPen7 chromosome X, mManPen7.hap1, whole genome shotgun sequence:
- the LOC118928581 gene encoding melanoma-associated antigen B4-like, with protein sequence MLVASGSALQREKSQALWREEGPSGRPEGTTGPRTGAKSSRAPDVSLRGCSHNLPYLRPCLRSLPGASMPYRYKSKKHQGEKCHKGQGHPHGPVGAREAVAAAEVLEPPSSSSTLMSSSTESALSSSAVSARMALTLETEHHAATGTSDPGDLEGAASQDEQFTGSFQAIPPEPNAHRDLLNRKVSMMVESLLEKFKTKDSITQAALIKIIGMKYSHYFPELLRRTSRCMELVFGLELKEVNCKRHIYTLVSMGLASDENMSSDKGLSTSGFLMSLLGVIFMKGNRATKKEVWEFLNTLGVYAGRRHPIIGEPCRLINKELVQQKYLEYHQVPGSDPPCYEFLWGDRAHAETSKMRVLEFLAKIHDTVPSSFPNLYNQALRDEQERKEFRAASTAKAPEPSGATSHSSSNI encoded by the exons ATGCTGGTGGCCTCTGGCTCAGCTCTGCAGAGGGAGAAATCCCAGGCCCTGTGGAGGGAAGAGGGGCCCTCTGGGAGGCCTGAAGGGACTACAGGCCCCAGAACAGGGGCGAAATCAAGCCGTGCTCCTGATGTCAGCCTGCGAGG GTGTTCACACAACTTGCCCTATCTACGACCCTGCCTACGGTCCCTACCCGGTGCCAGCATGCCATACAGGTACAAGAGTAAGAAACACCAAGGGGAGAAGTGCCACAAGGGCCAGGGGCACCCCCATGGTCCAGTGGGTGCCCGGGAAGCTGTGGCAGCAGCAGAGGTCCTGGAGCCTCCCTCCTCGTCCTCCACACTCATGTCCTCATCCACGGAATCTGCCCTGAGCTCTTCTGCTGTGAGTGCACGCATGGCTCTGACCCTGGAGACAGAGCATCATGCTGCCACGGGCACCTCTGACCCAGGAGACCTGGAAGGTGCTGCCAGCCAAGATGAGCAGTTCACAGGCTCCTTCCAGGCCATACCACCTGAGCCCAATGCTCATAGGGATCTGCTGAACAGGAAGGTCAGCATGATGGTGGAATCCCTGCTGGAGAAGTTCAAGACCAAGGATTCCATCACACAGGCTGCACTGATCAAGATCATCGGCATGAAGTACAGCCACTACTTCCCTGAGCTCCTCAGGAGAACCTCCAGGTGCATGGAGCTGGTTTTTGGCCTGGAATTGAAGGAAGTCAACTGCAAAAGGCACATCTACACCCTGGTCAGCATGGGCCTTGCCAGTGATGAAAATATGAGCAGCGATAAGGGGCTTTCCACCAGCGGCTTCCTCATGTCTCTACTGGGCGTGATCTTCATGAAGGGCAACCGTGCCACCAAGAAGGAGGTCTGGGAGTTCCTCAACACGCTGGGGGTCTATGCTGGCAGGAGGCACCCCATCATTGGGGAACCCTGCAGGCTCATCAACAAAGAGCTGGTGCAGCAGAAGTACCTGGAGTACCACCAGGTACCCGGCAGCGACCCACCCTGCTATGAGTTCCTGTGGGGTGACAGAGCCCATGCTGAAACTAGCAAGATGAGGGTGCTCGAGTTCCTGGCCAAGATCCATGACACAGTGCCGAGTTCCTTCCCCAACCTCTACAATCAGGCTTTGAGGGATGAGCAGGAACGGAAGGAATTCAGGGCCGCCTCTACTGCCAAGGCCCCTGAGCCTTCTGGGGCAACTTCCCACAGCTCCTCCAACATCTAG